A genomic region of Streptosporangium lutulentum contains the following coding sequences:
- a CDS encoding FAD-dependent oxidoreductase, with amino-acid sequence MPEETFHAVQADASVAGASVTGASEAGASAINASVAGVSVPDASVDVVVVGGGPVGMLLAVELALRGIRPVVLERLSTPSGESKAGTLHARTAQTLNRRGLLDAVGRSSYGSVRFHFSGMFELDLGTVAGEGPTLVGSPQARAEQVFTDRATELGAEIRRGHEVAGLAQDAGRVTLTVDGPAGPYELTARYVVGADGARSAVRRLAGIPFTGTGPASRP; translated from the coding sequence ATGCCTGAGGAGACCTTTCACGCCGTGCAGGCCGACGCCTCCGTGGCCGGTGCTTCCGTGACCGGTGCCTCCGAGGCCGGCGCTTCCGCGATCAACGCCTCTGTGGCCGGCGTCTCCGTGCCCGATGCGTCCGTCGACGTCGTCGTGGTCGGCGGGGGCCCGGTGGGCATGTTGCTCGCCGTCGAACTCGCCCTTCGGGGCATTCGTCCCGTGGTTCTCGAACGGCTTTCCACACCATCCGGGGAGTCCAAGGCCGGAACCCTGCACGCCAGGACCGCCCAGACCCTGAACCGCCGCGGCCTGCTCGACGCGGTGGGAAGATCCTCATACGGGAGCGTACGGTTCCACTTCTCCGGCATGTTCGAGCTGGACCTCGGTACGGTGGCCGGGGAGGGTCCCACCCTCGTCGGCAGCCCGCAGGCCCGGGCGGAGCAGGTTTTCACCGACCGCGCCACGGAACTGGGCGCGGAGATCCGGCGCGGGCACGAGGTCGCGGGCCTCGCCCAGGACGCCGGCCGCGTCACGCTGACCGTGGACGGCCCGGCGGGGCCGTACGAGCTGACCGCCCGTTACGTGGTCGGCGCGGACGGAGCCCGCAGCGCGGTCCGCAGGCTGGCGGGCATTCCGTTCACCGGCACGGGGCCCGCGTCGCGGCCCTGA
- a CDS encoding DUF4262 domain-containing protein: MSDQPVCHCLLCVEREVELDETDRDVMRTVQGQGWAVIMIPEDTDGPGWAFTVGLWHTFRSPEVAMFGLRVDVMNNCLKTLANEIAAGRHLVADQERDDVIRSYSVAIKTVDTSWYRSLFGMALHFYQQPPLPFMEVVWPDSGGRFPWNEGCAPRLRELQPALWIPKDEHAPGPWTKLP, from the coding sequence ATGTCCGACCAGCCTGTATGCCACTGTCTCCTGTGTGTCGAACGTGAGGTGGAGCTCGACGAGACCGACCGCGACGTGATGCGGACCGTTCAGGGGCAGGGCTGGGCGGTCATCATGATCCCGGAGGACACGGACGGTCCGGGATGGGCGTTCACCGTCGGGTTGTGGCACACGTTCCGCTCGCCCGAGGTGGCCATGTTCGGGCTCCGCGTCGACGTGATGAACAACTGCCTGAAGACCCTGGCCAACGAGATCGCGGCCGGTCGGCATCTCGTCGCCGACCAGGAGCGGGACGACGTCATCAGGAGCTACTCCGTCGCGATCAAGACCGTGGACACGAGCTGGTACCGGTCGCTGTTCGGCATGGCGCTGCATTTCTACCAGCAGCCTCCCCTGCCCTTCATGGAGGTCGTCTGGCCCGACTCCGGCGGCCGTTTCCCCTGGAACGAGGGCTGCGCGCCGCGGCTCCGGGAGCTCCAGCCCGCGCTGTGGATCCCGAAGGACGAGCACGCCCCGGGCCCCTGGACGAAACTCCCCTGA
- a CDS encoding FAD-dependent monooxygenase: MGEVRLLDPLPGGWHRTSRGWLMVWGGYGHSRIGTYDFRGPHPDREAPVTLEELRSTAEHIAGHPIRMAEPRMLTRYGDAALQAGTYRRGRVLVAGDAAHVHFPWGGQGLNTGLEDAVNLGWKLAAQVRGWAPDGLLDSYHDERHPVAARVLWNVRAQTALADPDPRIDPLRELFADLMGLDQVNDYLGSMISGTGTVYDVGHPGAGRLVPDMELKTTGGVVTLVELLRSGRPVFLGDRDDLVDVAARWAQRVDTVRVSCDPVLVRPDGYAAWSAPGDASTLGTALHRWFGEPDQATAS; this comes from the coding sequence ATGGGCGAGGTCCGGCTGCTCGACCCCTTGCCGGGAGGGTGGCACCGCACCTCGCGTGGCTGGCTCATGGTCTGGGGCGGGTACGGTCACAGCCGGATCGGCACCTATGACTTCCGCGGTCCACATCCCGACAGGGAGGCGCCGGTGACCCTGGAGGAGTTGCGTTCGACGGCCGAGCACATCGCCGGGCACCCGATCCGGATGGCCGAGCCCCGCATGCTGACCCGGTACGGCGACGCGGCACTCCAGGCCGGGACATATCGCCGGGGGCGCGTGCTCGTCGCCGGGGACGCCGCCCACGTGCACTTCCCCTGGGGAGGGCAGGGCCTCAACACCGGCCTGGAGGACGCGGTGAACCTGGGCTGGAAGCTCGCCGCCCAGGTGCGCGGGTGGGCTCCGGACGGGTTGCTCGACAGCTACCACGACGAGCGGCATCCGGTGGCGGCGCGGGTCCTGTGGAACGTCCGCGCGCAGACCGCCCTGGCCGACCCCGATCCTCGGATCGACCCCCTGCGGGAACTGTTCGCCGACCTCATGGGACTCGACCAGGTCAACGACTATCTCGGCAGCATGATCAGCGGCACCGGTACGGTCTACGACGTCGGCCACCCCGGCGCCGGCCGGCTCGTCCCGGACATGGAGCTCAAAACCACGGGCGGGGTCGTCACCCTGGTGGAGCTGCTCCGCTCGGGCAGGCCTGTCTTCCTCGGTGACCGTGACGACCTGGTGGACGTCGCGGCGCGATGGGCCCAGCGGGTGGACACCGTACGGGTCTCGTGCGATCCGGTCCTGGTCCGCCCCGACGGCTACGCGGCCTGGAGCGCCCCGGGTGACGCGTCCACGCTCGGGACCGCGCTGCATCGCTGGTTCGGCGAGCCGGATCAGGCGACTGCGAGCTGA
- a CDS encoding DUF3592 domain-containing protein produces MSDNGDVALICGLIGVILTLLGIAATLSTRDFRGRARRGPGRVVRPRMNQPGGSRGARRNGVAYHPVLRLTTVEGQAVEAESSAVGGPPPARPGERVAIMYGPAVPARGRVDGPLEGGTLVGAVFLGVGLLLIVIGVRLGVPFLMDGLFSPLSRFGPPAGSISR; encoded by the coding sequence GTGTCAGACAACGGCGACGTCGCCCTCATCTGCGGACTGATCGGTGTGATCCTGACCCTCCTCGGGATCGCGGCGACCCTCAGCACCCGCGACTTCCGCGGGCGAGCCCGGCGCGGACCGGGACGGGTGGTCCGGCCGCGGATGAACCAGCCCGGCGGATCCCGGGGAGCGCGGCGCAACGGCGTCGCCTACCACCCGGTTCTGCGCCTCACGACGGTGGAGGGCCAGGCGGTCGAGGCCGAGTCTTCCGCCGTGGGCGGCCCGCCGCCCGCCCGGCCCGGCGAGCGGGTCGCGATCATGTACGGCCCGGCCGTCCCGGCCCGGGGGCGCGTCGACGGACCACTGGAGGGCGGGACACTCGTCGGGGCCGTCTTCCTGGGCGTCGGGCTGCTTCTTATCGTGATCGGGGTGCGTCTGGGCGTCCCGTTCCTGATGGACGGCCTGTTCTCGCCCCTGAGCCGGTTCGGTCCGCCGGCCGGTTCGATCTCGCGCTGA